In the genome of Polyangiaceae bacterium, the window CTGGCTATGCAAGACGACGGCCTCGCGGTGAAAGCGCCGAAAGCGTCGTCGTCCTGTCCGGTGCAGTACCTTGATGGCCACCGTACGCCGGAGCAGCCGGTCGTACGCGCACCTGCCCGAAACTGCCTTCCCCGAGCAGCTTGGCGAGATCGTATCGGTCGGTAATGGCCATCCTGGTCACCTTCAATCCTATCGAACCTGGCGTCGCCCCTGCGGCATGAGCACTTGCATGGGGTTCTTGCGAATGGCTTCCAGGCCAATGCGCAGCGCGATCCGAGCAAGCGTGAGTCGCGGGACGACTTGAACTAGCGCCCCTACAGCATCGAGAAGCTGGCGGTCCTCGGGCGAAAGCCGCATCGAGATCACCTCCGGTTAGCTCGCCGCCGCCCGTTTCCCTTTTTGACGATGCCAGACATGGTCAGATTTCTCCCGCGCGCTACCTAGAGCTACAGTGTATCTCCAAGTAGCGCAAGGTGCAAGTGGGCCCCGCGCTGCCCGCCCCATCGTCCCCGTCCGCGTCCCGACGCACCCGCTAGCCGGCCTCCCCTCACGGGTCCCCACTATCGGAAACCGCACCGGCGAGGGTTCAGATCATGGGTACGACCACCGGAGCCCCCGCTCCAGCTCGATTTGGCTTCCAGTGGCCGTCCAGGTTCGGCCCGGCCCGGCGGCTGTACCTGCCTCCCATGGCCGGCCACCTCGTCCTTCCCATTCGCACACCCACTCCAATCGGGGACGTTTCTTCACCACCTTCAAGGAGGCCCACGCCTTTCTAGTGACGGCAGCACAGGCGACACTTCCCCGCTGGGTGGGCCTAGGTGCTGAACGATGGGTAGCCAATGCCAAGCGAGGGGCACCTCTTGTTGCCCAAACCGGGGCCATTCTTGATTTCGGCGGACGTGACCGAGGATAGTTTCGTCAGGTCGTGAACCAGTGCGCCACCCCGAACGGGTCGTATTGCCGGAGGATGACTCCGATGTTTCTCGATGGCCTGCCGGGCGGTGCCATCTCGTCGTTTCCGAGGAGTTTGCGGGCGGATCCGTGAGCCGACACGTCATGGCCTGCGGCTGCTTGTTCCATTACGACGAGGTCAAGAACGAAGAGACCCGCGTCTTCCGAGGTCGGAAGAGGCCGAAGCCGAAGTAGCCGTTCCAGCTCGCCGTCATGCACGTGCGGCGACTACCTGCTGAAGTGATGGCAGCGAACACTTCCGGAGTCCTGCCGAGCTGGACGGGATCCGTTGGTCCCCATCCGGGCCTCTCGCCAACCGCCTTGGTGGGCTCCATCCCGGCAAGGTGGCAACAGCGGAATCTCGCCGTTGAAATCGGGCTGACCGTTACGGTTAGTCTGCGTAGGACTTCAGGTAGAAGATGTTCTCAAGGTGCTCGTTCAGCAGCTTGCACGCTGCTTCGGCCTTTGCTTCGTTGATGTACAGCTCCTGAGCGGCTGCTTCCGCTCGTGGCCAATTGCGTCTACTGAATAGTGGAGTCCGCCCACGGGCTCTGCGAGCCCAGCAGCAAGCAGCGCTGCTACGACCGGCGATGTCGAGGCATGCGTAATGACCGTTGCGAAGCCGGCGTAGTCGGGCCGGACCCAGCCGCCAGGAGCTTCCTACCGGCTTCAATAGACGCAACTCGTGCTTCTTCTACAGCGAGCCGCGTGCGCTGAACCAGCTCAGGTGAGGGTTCGGGTCGATCCGCGACTATGCAAAACTCGGGGGCTAGGTCTTCGATCCGCTCGGCACCGCTGGACGCATCGTCCAGCGGGATGACGAACGTCGCGCCCAGTACGGCAGAGTCATAGACTGGGTCCCAGTCGTTCCCACCAGCGTCCCTGTAACCGAGCAATTCCGCCGCGATCCTGTCGGCCTGCTCTCGACTCTGAAGTTATGATCCCCACCGTGGAGAAGTGCCCGCCGTTCTGCTTACCCAGGAAAAGGCAGCCCCCGGATAGCTTCCGGTTCCGTCAGGCCCTTCGTACCAAATGGAATTGCCGGGCTCGGCGTCAGGACCAAAAGGCACCCAGCGCCATTCCCGCTCATGGGTCCAGTCCAGTGGCCGGATTCGACCTGGGTCGTAGGCGACGTACCTAAACTGCTCCGGAAGCGACAACTGCGCGGGGTCGATGATACGTCTGAAGTCGGTGTCCTCGACCAGATGTGGAGCGTTCCCTGGCGAGCCCGTAGATGACGGGCAGTGCTCCGGCCGCATGGGCCTCGTTCTTGAGGACGCATACGCCGTACGGAGCGCACCGATCTGTTCGCCCTCCGGACCTGCACATAGCGGGCGAAGTTCCTTAGTGGCACCTCCGTGAGACAAACGGCCGGCTTGCCACCGTAGATTGTCGTCTTTATCGACTTGCCGACCTGGCGGAACGAAAGCCGGGCAGTAGGCCGCCAACCCGGACAACGTTTAGCAGTACAGAGTATGCGGAGGCGTCCGGTTCGATGCCAGCCCCGAAGCGCTCCCCCTCTTCTTCCTCGGGGACATGGTGAAAGTCGGTGCCGGGTAGGCGGTCTCTCACCGAAGTGGATTAGCCACTCGCTGATGTCCGTACGACCGCCGATGAACGACACGCCATAAGAAAACCCCGGGCACGCGGGTCCGTCAACCGTCACGAGGACAGCGGGAAGTGGGTAACCCAACGGTCCAAGAACCCGATGTTCCCTGCCCACATTTCGGACGCCTTGCCGGGAGACTACGTCGAAGTCTGGGCTTTGCCAGGTGACGTAACTCCAGCGTGGCCGGGAGCCCCGCGTGCTCAAACTGCAGCGACCTCGACCTGAAGGACGAAACACCGGACTGATCAAACCAAACTGCATGGCCATCGGCCCGAGCGGTCGCGATCTTGCATGGAGCATTTCCAGCAACCACGACCCTGCACCGTCGGATGGGCGGACGTGCGGACCCTCCTCGACCTGGAGCGCATCTCGACTGGCAGGTGGCGGCTTCGTGTTCGCCGTAAATCCAGAGGGGCAACTGCTCCGCGACTGCCGGCGCCGAAGCCGGCGTCGAGCAGACGGCCATCGCATCGGATTCGATCAATTCGTGGGCGTCCGGCCGACAGGACGGCACGGAGAGCCACGAAGACGGGAAGGAGGGGTCGATGACGTTGGAAGAGGAGCTCCGAGTTCGCAGCGCTTTGGTTTCGGAGTGAAGACCTGGGACGAAGTCCTGACACTGGCGAAAGGTCGAGGGGATCAACCGACCAGTCCAGCACGTCGGCCGCTGCGCCTGATCAGCGACAGGAGCGTTCGCCTGTCGAGGCCGCTTGGCGGTGTTTCTGGCAATCGGGCTGATCAGGGTCATTCAATGTCTGCCCTCGACTTGACGGCGGCCGTGATTGAGCGAGTGTCCATCCCCGGGGCCACGTTCGCCTGGAGGGATTCGTGCAAGTTGCTCTCCTTGAAATCGACCGGATTCCGGGGCGTCAGGAACGCCCGGATCCTTCTTGGCGAGCACGCCGTGCTCCTCGGTCCGAACAACGCCGGAAAGTCGGCGATCCTGGATGCCCTGGCTCTTCTTCTCGGACGCCGAGGACTCGTTCGTGATCTTTGGGAGCATGACTTCTTCGGAAGCGCACCAAAGGCACAGGATCGAATCACGTTGAAGGCGACGCTGACTGGCTTCCACCCTGACGACCTGGAGTCGCACCCACTATGGGCCGCCTCTGCGTCTCATGTTTGGTGGCTTCCGAAGGAAGGCCGTGTGGTGTTCGGAGATCGTCCCGACGGCGGCCACTTGGCGATCCAAATCGGCTTTTCGGCTCGATTCAACGCTGAAGCAGCCGAAGTTGAAACCCAGAGGTACTTTGTCGATTCCGACACTGATCCGTTTCGTGACGCCGTTCGTCCCGTACGAGCCGAGCACCTCGGTGAGATCGGCTTCTTCCTCCTGTCGTCGCACCGCACCTGGGATCGCGTGCTCTCGTTTTCGTCGGACCTATTCAAGCGAACGCTGGGCACGGATGATGCCAAGCCGAGCGCTGCCCTGTTGCAGATGAGGGACTACCTTCGGGCACCAGAGGCCCACCTGGAGAAGGCGGAGGGGTTCCAGGAACTCGTAGAACGTGTCGAAAGGGAGCTGGCCACGTATGTGGGTGCGTCCGAGGCAAAGCTCTCTTTCCTTCCCACTACAGGAGATACAGACGGAGTTCTGAAGGCTCTGACGCCGCACTTGATCGGCAAGGCGGGTTCCACGGCGCCGGAGGTACCGATGGGCCGGCAGGGATCTGGTGTGATCTCACTCCAGACGATCCTGCTGCTCCTGGAGGTGGGGCGAAGGCGTCGGCAGCAGGGGAAGTCGTTCATTTTGGCCGCTGAAGAGCCAGAGCTTCATCTCCACCCGGGCCACCACCGACGGCTCGTCGCTCGCCTTCGCGGCGTCAGTGACCAGACGCTCGTGACGACGCACTCGCCGGAGGTTGCAGCGTACTACCACCCGAGTGAGATCCTGATCCTTCGGAACAACGCTGGGATCCTTAAGACCGTCGCCCTGTTGCGGCAGCCGACCGTGCCCGACAAAAACGCAGTGCTCCGGCTCTATTCGGTGCTCCGCTCGGAAGTCTGTGAGGCGCTAATGCACGGGTCCGCGATAGTGCCTGAAGGAGACACCGAGTTTAGGTGGTTCAGGGGGCTGCTTCGTTCTTGCGCTTCAGCCGAGGGATGGGGTGGAGCCACGTCCGAGGCCGTTGGGGCAACAAGCCTTGGGGTGCTGCCCACGCAGTCCTCTCACGTGAAGGAAACATTCGAACAGTTCCAGGAGATCATCGGAAACCTGCTACCCCTTTGCGACGGCGATGAGAGTGGACGGGAATATGTGAAAACGCTGGCCGGGCTTGCAACGCCACCGTCGCGGGTGGCCAGGCTCGCGGATGGGCTCGATTTGGAGGAACCGTGCTCTCTGGGCGGTGGAACCCGTCGTGGAAGACGACCATGCCTGGGCGGTCTTGATCAGCGTCGTCCCCGTCCAGGGCACGCACTGTGGAAGCTTTGCGGAACGTCGTCTGCCGGGCCGTTTAGGACTTCCATGATGGGATTTTGGCCAGCATCGCCTCATGTGTGCTGCGGCGGCCAACCGGGTGCGCCCGTTTCTGCTTGGGCTGGCAACAATCGCTGAGTGGGGCCGAGCCGCCAAGTTCCAGCGGCTGGAGAGCATCGCAGAAGATCAAGACCACGGACGTTTGGGTGTGGAACAGGCCCGAGGAATCCCGGGTGCTGACCTGAAACGGCTTGCATTCACCGGCCCCGCCGAGTTGGAAAGACTTACAGCCTCGTCCACGCGGTGCATCGGAGGTCCTTCGCAAGCCGCTCGCACCGTTCCAGGCTGTGCTCGCCACTTACGTTCATGCACGGGGCACGGCGGCGTCTGCGATCAAGCTGATCGAGCGGCTCAACGGAGCCGCCAGGGATTGAATGCTCCACGCTCGATTCGTTCGCCCTCGAAACCGTCAGGCGGTTTCGTCGCCACCTCGGCCTCTGCGGACTCATCACTGTGGGCCAATCCGACGGCGACCTACGGGGACTGAGTGCATGTGGCGGGCGTGCATCGTGCGCCGTTCCGCTCCATCAGGCGGGCAGCGGCGGCTCTGGTGGAGCGTCGGGAGAATAAGGATCGCGATCGAGCCGCCCATCCTCGTCATCGTCGATGAATTCCAAAGACTGCGATCGCGATCTGCTGGAGGTTGTGAAAGGCTGGCATCGTTCGCATCATCTGTCTTCGTTGCGGCAGACGAGTTTCAGGCCCTTTCTGCGACCGCCGATCCGGCGGCAATAGAAATGGCTTCAGCAGAGTTCAAGTAACAGCGCTCACGGAGCGAGCGGACCTCAGTGGATGCTCTCCTTAGAACCGCCTGGGCACTTCGAAGTGGAACGCCAGACCCAGATGGCGTGGAGATCGTCATCTGCGGTCGAGCGCGCAGCGGGCGGCTTTTCGTATCGCCGCACTTCACCAGTGGGGCGAGCGGTGGAGCGCGAAGCAAAACGGTTGTCTTGAGCCCTGCGTCGCCGAGAACTTCGGCGTTCGTGAGGCGTTGGAGCAGCTCCGTGGCGTCGTCAGTCAGAAGCACAACCTCGGGAATTGCCCCTTCCCCTGGCTAGGTAACCATAGGGACGAAGATGAACCTGAAAAAGCGCTTGCCGACCGAACTGTCCGTCCAGACCTTCCACGGCGAGGCTGTAGTGACCCGTTCGTTGCAGAAGTCTACCGGCAGACCGCTCTCGGATGCAGTCTGACCGGGGCGACCAGCGCCGGAGGCCGACGAGTGTACAGAAGTCGCCGACCAGTGGCACGGCACTGCGTGCTCACTCGCCCGCGTTCGACAGCAGCGGTCGGGTCGCTATGACGATTCCTCCGCCAAGAATCGCGAATTCGAGAACGTGGTTGTGCTGTGGCCGTTCGGTGTTCCCAAGGACAAGCTCAGTCAGCGAAGGCTCCTATGCAACGCGATCACGAGAGCGAGGCGTCGAGCCATCATCCTGGTGGAGGGCGGAGAAGCGGGTCATCGGCGACGGAGTACTTTCACTCAATTTGGTCGGCCGAGCAGGCCGATGCTGAGAAGAAAGCGCAACGCGCAGCGAGCCAAAGCTGAGACAAGGAAAGCGGGCTTAGTCGTAGCAGCGGAGCAAAGCCGAGCACCGCCAGATCTTCTGGAGGCGCGAGAGCGCAGTCAGTCTGTGGGCCCGAGGCAGCATGCCTCAGCTGGTGCTGAGCACCAAGCAGATGAACCAGCTGCTGGGCAAGCGCACGGAAGCCTCGGCGCTCGCACTGCGGCGCCTGAGCCGCAGGGTCGACCGCTTTGCCGGTCGTCTCCATCGCGCCCGTGGCTGCCTGTACGTCCCTCCGGCAGACACCAGTCGAGGGTTCCGCAAACGTAGAACGCGAGACTGTCCCCCTGGCGATACCCGCATTGCCCTCGGGCCGAAGTACTCGACGTCCGTGTCGGGCCTCTCGCCAACGGTCGCGCGAACCACGTCACGGCGTGGGCGCTTCAGGGCCCGCACGAGCGAAGCCGAGTGGCTCGAGCCAGCGACCGTCGGCACCAGCCCGCCGCCGTCGCTGGTTCCACGACCACGTGCTCGCCAACGTCCGGAGGTTCACTGTTCCACTTCACCCGCAGCCGCTGCGTCTCGCCAGCTCCACCGCCAGTCGCCCTTGGTCTCGCCTTCGTAGAACTGCAGCCAAGCACCCAGGCATTTCTGGGGCGTTGGCCAGGTCTCGTCGAGAAGCGGTAGGGCGCCTCGACCTCTTCGGACCCCAGCCACATCATCAGGCCGGCACGATCCTCGAACGTGGCACTCGTCGATCTGACCGCCTCGAACGCGCTGCCTCTCTCGAATTCAAGCCGGCCCGGAGGAGCACGATCCACGCTCTTGTCGCAGCTCCCGGCCTCCACGGCTAGCGCATCCAACCCGGTGATGGCATCCGCTCCTTCGCAGGAGACTGCACTTGCGTGCACGCGGACGGCTTCCATCGCCCATGGAAGCCTGTACGTCAGCGCTTCTTGCGGTAGGTCGACCCCGTCGTCATCACAGATGCCGATGACGTCGGCCGATGACTTGCCCGCATCCAGGCGCCCAGCGCATCGGTCCACTTGGCGGGCAGGTCCTTGGGCGCGCGGAACGGAGCCGTTTGGAAGACGAGCTCTGCAAAGGCCACCGCGGACGACGCATCATCAAGATTGCTCTCGAGAATCGCAGTCTCAGCATTGCCGAGGAGCTCCACGAGCGCCTGCAAGTTCGCGTCCGAGGAACTGGCCACCTTCAGTCCAATACCGGCGGCGTGATGGCCCTGCGCTGCGGCTCCGTCGTCTGCGCCCATACCCGAGCAGCCCGTGCCGTCACGAACCCGCGAATCAGCTTCTGCTCGGCTTCCTGATACTGCTCCACCTGACGGGCAAAGAGCGAGCCGGCCAGCGCCTGATCCAGGCTGTTCGCGAGCTCGGCGTCGTCGGTGCCCGCGTCCAAGAGCGCCAGTATCGCGGCATCGAGCGACGCCAGATCGCGGTCCCAGTCTGCGGCAGATACCTCAAGCTTCTCTGCCGCCGCGTCGCTGAATTCCCAAGCGCTGGAGTTGCCCACGACGTACTCGACGAGTTCTTCGACGGGGACTCCAGCTACCGCGGCTATTCGGCCATAGATATTCAGGGAGAGTTGCAGGATCCCGCTCTGCACCAGTGGCGCCTTGGCCTCGTCGACGAGCTTCTCCCAGTTCCGAACGACCTGGTTCGCTTTGCGCGTCGTATCTTCCCAGACGATGTGAAGTATCAGCCCCTCAACATCAACGAAGGCCCGGCCTGCACGCCCCGCGACGTTGGCGAATTCCGCTGTCGGAATGATCTCCCGATTGCGCCAGATGGAAGGCACCAGAAGTACGCTCGCAGAGAGGTTGAGTCCTTGTGCCAGTGTCGGCGACGCCACCGTCAACCGGCAGTCGCCCGATCGCAGCAGGCGCTCCACCTCGGTGAGGAATGGACGCGGAAGCCCCCCGTGGTGCAGGGCGACTCCATGCTGTAGGCACTGCACCACCGGATGGTCCTCGCCTAGCCACTCGGCCCCGGTTGCCATCGCATTCCGGATGCGCTCGTTGGGAGCAGCAAGCGGCACA includes:
- a CDS encoding AAA family ATPase, yielding MSALDLTAAVIERVSIPGATFAWRDSCKLLSLKSTGFRGVRNARILLGEHAVLLGPNNAGKSAILDALALLLGRRGLVRDLWEHDFFGSAPKAQDRITLKATLTGFHPDDLESHPLWAASASHVWWLPKEGRVVFGDRPDGGHLAIQIGFSARFNAEAAEVETQRYFVDSDTDPFRDAVRPVRAEHLGEIGFFLLSSHRTWDRVLSFSSDLFKRTLGTDDAKPSAALLQMRDYLRAPEAHLEKAEGFQELVERVERELATYVGASEAKLSFLPTTGDTDGVLKALTPHLIGKAGSTAPEVPMGRQGSGVISLQTILLLLEVGRRRRQQGKSFILAAEEPELHLHPGHHRRLVARLRGVSDQTLVTTHSPEVAAYYHPSEILILRNNAGILKTVALLRQPTVPDKNAVLRLYSVLRSEVCEALMHGSAIVPEGDTEFRWFRGLLRSCASAEGWGGATSEAVGATSLGVLPTQSSHVKETFEQFQEIIGNLLPLCDGDESGREYVKTLAGLATPPSRVARLADGLDLEEPCSLGGGTRRGRRPCLGGLDQRRPRPGHALWKLCGTSSAGPFRTSMMGFWPASPHVCCGGQPGAPVSAWAGNNR